The Neobacillus sp. PS3-34 genome has a window encoding:
- a CDS encoding zinc ribbon domain-containing protein → MSIYKNCQSCGMPLSKDEKGGGTEKNGDKSSKYCSHCYENGEFVLPNINSDEMKQRVEEKIAEAGFPKFLARLFTRNIHKLERWSTK, encoded by the coding sequence ATGAGTATATATAAAAATTGCCAGAGTTGCGGAATGCCATTATCGAAGGATGAAAAAGGTGGAGGAACAGAAAAAAATGGTGATAAGAGCAGCAAATACTGCAGCCATTGCTATGAAAATGGAGAATTTGTGCTGCCCAATATTAATTCTGATGAAATGAAGCAGCGGGTGGAAGAAAAAATAGCCGAGGCAGGCTTTCCAAAATTCCTGGCACGGTTATTCACTAGAAATATACATAAGCTGGAAAGATGGAGTACTAAATAA
- a CDS encoding LemA family protein produces the protein MKKGLGTGVIIVGIIVIIAVMLMGSYNGFVNAEEDVNQSYAQIENQLQRRLDLIPNLVKTVKGYAAHEKGVIQSISDARARLAGAKTPQEEATANADLSNALSRLLVVVENYPNLKADAQFTRLMDELAGTENRLAVARRDYNAQVAVYNKKVKRFPGAIIAGMTGFDQKQYFKADPRAQEAPKVDFGGNG, from the coding sequence ATGAAAAAAGGATTAGGCACTGGTGTGATCATTGTCGGTATCATCGTCATAATAGCAGTCATGCTAATGGGCAGCTATAATGGCTTTGTAAATGCCGAGGAAGATGTAAACCAATCTTATGCGCAAATTGAAAACCAATTACAAAGAAGGCTGGACTTAATTCCAAATCTCGTAAAAACGGTTAAAGGATATGCAGCACATGAAAAAGGGGTTATCCAATCGATTTCAGATGCACGGGCACGCCTAGCTGGAGCAAAAACACCGCAGGAGGAAGCTACTGCAAACGCCGATCTTTCAAACGCTTTAAGCCGTTTGCTTGTTGTGGTGGAAAATTATCCGAATTTAAAAGCTGACGCGCAATTTACACGTCTCATGGACGAGCTGGCAGGAACTGAAAACCGCCTGGCCGTTGCCCGCAGAGATTATAATGCACAAGTCGCGGTTTATAACAAGAAAGTGAAAAGATTTCCTGGAGCGATCATAGCAGGTATGACCGGGTTTGACCAAAAGCAATACTTTAAAGCAGATCCAAGAGCGCAAGAGGCACCAAAAGTGGACTTCGGAGGAAACGGGTAA